The Acinetobacter defluvii genome includes a region encoding these proteins:
- a CDS encoding bile acid:sodium symporter family protein, translating into MNILKILALDRFTILLIVMVILATFLPVHGQAADIFSKITTIAIAVLFFLHGAKLSREAIIEGVLHWRLHAVVFAFTFAVFPIIGLLAKPVLLPVLGQELYWGFLFMCFLPSTVQSSIAFTSVAKGNVAAAVCSASFSNLIGMFITPILVSLFIFGQSKHDYDPTSSIIEITLLLLVPFIAGQLLRPYVFPWMKKVPSIVKTFDQGTILMVVYGAFSGAVVAGLWHQVSWTTLFYLTLACSVFLTIIMLLALYIPKWLGFNKPDQIAIFFCGSKKTLASGVPMAQILFIGQPIGMIVLPIMIFHQIQLMVCGIIANYWSKRNTSEAEQETGW; encoded by the coding sequence ATGAATATACTAAAAATATTGGCATTAGACCGCTTTACTATTCTATTGATTGTGATGGTGATTTTAGCGACCTTTCTACCTGTTCATGGGCAAGCTGCGGATATTTTTAGCAAAATTACCACGATTGCAATTGCAGTTTTATTCTTTTTGCATGGTGCAAAGCTATCAAGAGAAGCGATTATCGAAGGGGTATTGCATTGGCGATTACATGCAGTAGTTTTTGCATTTACCTTTGCAGTTTTTCCAATCATTGGTTTATTGGCTAAGCCCGTATTGCTCCCTGTACTTGGGCAAGAGCTATATTGGGGTTTCTTGTTTATGTGCTTCTTGCCATCGACAGTACAGTCATCTATTGCTTTTACATCTGTTGCCAAAGGGAATGTCGCAGCAGCCGTGTGTAGTGCATCATTTTCTAACTTGATCGGGATGTTTATTACCCCGATTTTAGTGAGTTTGTTTATTTTTGGTCAATCTAAACATGACTATGACCCAACTTCTTCAATTATCGAAATTACTTTATTGCTTTTAGTGCCATTTATTGCAGGGCAATTATTGCGTCCTTATGTGTTTCCGTGGATGAAGAAAGTCCCAAGTATTGTCAAAACATTTGACCAAGGGACCATTTTGATGGTGGTTTATGGCGCATTCAGTGGGGCAGTGGTGGCTGGATTATGGCATCAAGTGAGTTGGACGACCTTATTTTATTTGACCTTGGCATGTTCAGTATTTTTAACCATTATTATGCTGCTGGCTTTGTATATTCCAAAATGGCTAGGTTTTAATAAGCCAGATCAGATCGCAATTTTCTTCTGTGGTTCTAAGAAAACACTCGCAAGCGGTGTGCCGATGGCACAGATATTATTTATTGGGCAACCTATTGGGATGATTGTTTTACCCATTATGATTTTTCATCAGATCCAGTTAATGGTCTGTGGAATAATTGCGAATTATTGGTCTAAGCGAAATACATCTGAAGCTGAACAAGAAACAGGTTGGTAA
- the rpmE gene encoding 50S ribosomal protein L31 produces the protein MRADIHPKYEKLVATCSCGNVIETRSALGKETIYLDVCSACHPFYTGKQKNVDTGGRIDKFKQRFAGMSRSIKR, from the coding sequence ATGCGTGCCGATATTCACCCAAAATACGAAAAATTAGTTGCAACTTGTTCATGTGGTAACGTGATCGAAACACGTTCTGCTTTAGGTAAAGAAACGATTTATCTAGACGTATGTTCAGCTTGCCACCCTTTCTACACTGGTAAGCAAAAAAATGTAGATACTGGTGGTCGTATCGACAAGTTCAAACAACGTTTTGCAGGTATGTCACGTTCTATAAAACGTTAA
- a CDS encoding EAL domain-containing protein, which translates to MGHFKVRNLLLSKKLKLSETRVLIIDDNQIRYNALMELFQSNDHLAQGLLLDDLKSFEKQLNTSWDLIIFGRAYDLKMEQAVTLIQASEQVNIPVILIRPTEYKPEQYEYFIHKGIYDIIDLTEPERCYISLVRALSYSRTLQSKQRLLQDLESAKTQAQSLVEEQHKASALIEEGIHTQANPEYLQLFGISSEDDIIGLPVLDILQPEDLNDFKNRFKKISQGQFDYGRFDIKTRNQNAQSKNPLKIEFLPGLEEDSLHLTIEMASAKAKVNGHDTSSSTTAVFAQINRAMINQPAKANALIVFSLAQCPNEIFNLTWQDTLKYFEGIQLFIKEQTNQNVLTIDTGVYGILLQAGSESLLESRISNLNVLQKPQLLEINQKNYSFHVKIGYASIQTEHFNEAYFSALVSQAYNSRLSTQQSESDLQMSASLQETQIELAPLKLEEIRLEDVPSQSVSALENTKLTLEAQAEPTPSIHIPTAASVEEKSVPAAVQLTDSPILRQITEKLEQGEIRIKYQQLYDKQDTNLYTYEVTSGFIYENQWKTISNLVELDDDIELSIKLDRWILVEACKQLHNFIHQYPAAKIVVNLNRHVLFHDKQFPELISKLITIVGSRATHPIILQFDEEDIAKNILEAQKHISTLREYGADIAIRRFGSTISSETILKQSDITHLTLDEKYTHMLAKDTTLQSLQEMIQKYMEIKPVEFLLIHLDDMNAFANAWNVDARFLQGDYFQKKLDQLTDVQDQ; encoded by the coding sequence ATGGGACACTTTAAAGTGAGAAATTTATTATTATCCAAGAAGTTAAAACTCTCTGAAACACGAGTATTGATTATTGATGATAATCAAATTCGATATAATGCACTCATGGAGTTATTTCAAAGTAATGACCATTTAGCACAAGGCTTATTACTTGATGATTTAAAAAGTTTTGAAAAACAATTAAACACCTCATGGGATTTGATCATTTTTGGTCGTGCGTATGACTTAAAAATGGAGCAAGCCGTCACTTTAATTCAAGCCTCTGAACAAGTAAACATTCCTGTCATTTTAATTCGTCCCACAGAATATAAACCTGAACAATATGAGTATTTTATTCATAAGGGTATATATGACATTATTGATTTAACAGAACCAGAGCGTTGCTATATCAGTTTAGTGCGCGCTTTATCCTATAGTCGCACCCTACAATCAAAACAACGCTTATTGCAAGACTTAGAAAGTGCTAAGACTCAAGCACAAAGCTTAGTCGAAGAACAGCATAAAGCCAGTGCTCTAATTGAAGAGGGTATTCACACACAAGCCAATCCTGAATATTTACAACTGTTTGGAATAAGTAGTGAAGACGATATTATTGGCTTACCTGTCTTAGATATTTTACAACCCGAAGACTTGAATGATTTTAAAAATCGCTTCAAGAAAATTTCTCAAGGACAATTTGATTATGGTCGTTTTGATATTAAAACACGCAATCAAAATGCACAAAGCAAAAATCCTTTAAAAATTGAGTTTTTACCAGGTTTAGAAGAGGACTCTTTACATCTTACCATTGAGATGGCTTCAGCAAAGGCGAAAGTCAATGGTCATGATACTTCTTCTTCAACCACTGCCGTTTTTGCACAAATTAACCGTGCAATGATTAACCAACCTGCTAAAGCCAATGCTTTAATTGTATTTAGTTTAGCCCAATGCCCAAATGAAATTTTCAATCTTACATGGCAAGATACTTTAAAATATTTTGAAGGCATTCAGCTATTTATCAAAGAACAGACCAATCAAAATGTATTGACTATTGATACAGGGGTGTATGGTATTTTATTACAGGCAGGTTCTGAATCGCTGCTAGAATCCCGTATTTCCAATTTAAATGTCTTACAAAAACCACAATTACTTGAAATCAACCAAAAAAACTATAGTTTTCATGTAAAAATTGGATATGCTTCTATCCAAACAGAACATTTCAATGAAGCATATTTTTCAGCGTTAGTGAGTCAAGCCTATAATTCTCGTTTATCAACTCAACAATCTGAATCAGATTTGCAGATGAGTGCATCGTTACAAGAAACACAAATTGAATTAGCACCGCTTAAACTTGAAGAAATTCGTCTTGAAGATGTACCGTCACAAAGCGTTTCGGCTCTTGAAAATACGAAACTTACACTAGAAGCTCAAGCAGAGCCAACGCCAAGTATTCATATACCAACAGCAGCTTCAGTTGAAGAAAAGAGTGTACCTGCTGCAGTACAGCTGACAGATTCCCCAATTTTACGTCAAATTACTGAAAAATTAGAACAAGGTGAAATCCGGATCAAGTATCAACAACTCTATGATAAACAAGATACAAATCTTTATACTTATGAGGTCACCAGTGGTTTCATTTATGAAAACCAATGGAAAACTATCAGCAATTTAGTTGAACTTGATGATGATATTGAACTTTCAATTAAATTAGACCGTTGGATTTTGGTAGAAGCCTGTAAACAATTACATAATTTTATTCATCAATACCCTGCTGCAAAAATTGTCGTTAACTTAAATCGTCATGTTTTATTTCATGACAAACAATTCCCCGAACTTATTTCTAAACTCATTACGATTGTGGGAAGTCGAGCGACACATCCAATTATTTTGCAATTTGATGAAGAAGATATTGCCAAAAATATCCTTGAGGCACAAAAACATATCTCAACTTTACGTGAATATGGTGCTGATATTGCAATCCGTCGATTCGGTTCAACGATATCTAGTGAAACAATTTTAAAACAAAGTGATATTACTCATCTAACTTTAGATGAAAAATATACTCACATGTTAGCCAAAGATACGACTTTGCAAAGTTTACAAGAGATGATCCAAAAATATATGGAAATCAAACCTGTAGAGTTTTTATTAATCCACCTTGATGATATGAATGCTTTTGCAAATGCATGGAATGTTGATGCACGTTTCTTACAAGGAGACTATTTCCAAAAGAAACTTGATCAATTAACAGATGTACAAGATCAATAA
- a CDS encoding GTPase, with amino-acid sequence MIIKEISNIFHASTVLNREQLSFSAASVEALHQWVSSLSIMKLGDSSEALLNAMYEVAALNCSETLRFDLLQVLHPSIENVLIGLEKYFLDQGLSHSDRNEHIIELTTLMRAYFAKIYIDIAHRSSQHLAQHKYAILKFAQNRSFKTARILSSYYALQQLGLLLTQQQMLYSQALPHQWQNIHHLYELAAKNDELLINVNQLQGTHYPVQNILQAYAQVLLLDIFNTHQIRPNEIQALYQCSLDWAKLTQILPRESSLSRYIVDSSKDHAPIYNRKHQEDFKPNVFISTQQLLEHINDTIQNESAYLSSNEKDHLSSALKFHVQNVLGTHSERQYERYEYSAQLQICFTLQTAHFYLSNAKNFDETLQISQNFGFRSETNVQSSIANSSHDATQIQKIKQIDREIKQIYQTQVLDISINGYRIHWSGEAPKNLRTGELVLVSETLQNKWKCAVIRWIKQTVNKSYEVGIEILSQDIYPCAIKVPSEISSFSYQPCLLVQTEQDEHSKLSLILPNLPNFKEQQALYLRFNHQEIKVYLLKSLFITQSFVQFDFELLNDEEQLLIDQFIQQQLNDLNHHDLWDTLK; translated from the coding sequence ATGATAATTAAGGAAATTTCTAATATTTTCCATGCTTCTACGGTTTTAAATCGTGAACAGTTGAGTTTCTCTGCTGCGTCAGTTGAAGCTTTACATCAATGGGTGTCAAGTTTATCTATTATGAAGCTTGGGGATAGCTCTGAAGCATTATTAAATGCGATGTATGAAGTTGCAGCCTTAAATTGTAGTGAAACATTGCGCTTTGATTTGCTGCAAGTCTTACATCCAAGTATTGAAAATGTACTAATTGGATTGGAAAAATATTTTCTAGATCAAGGCTTATCGCACTCTGATCGTAACGAACATATTATTGAACTTACCACCTTGATGCGTGCATATTTTGCCAAAATTTATATAGATATTGCGCATCGTAGTTCTCAACACTTGGCTCAGCATAAGTATGCGATTTTAAAATTTGCTCAGAATCGTAGTTTTAAAACAGCAAGAATTTTATCTAGTTACTATGCCTTACAACAGTTAGGCTTGCTATTAACGCAACAACAAATGCTGTATAGCCAAGCACTTCCTCACCAATGGCAAAATATTCACCATTTATATGAATTAGCCGCAAAAAATGATGAGTTATTAATTAATGTCAACCAATTACAGGGGACGCATTACCCTGTTCAAAATATTCTGCAAGCCTATGCACAAGTCTTACTATTGGATATTTTTAATACACATCAAATTCGCCCGAATGAAATTCAAGCACTGTATCAATGTAGTCTAGACTGGGCAAAGCTTACACAAATCTTACCGAGAGAAAGCTCGCTTTCTCGTTATATTGTAGATAGTAGTAAAGATCACGCCCCCATTTATAATCGTAAACATCAGGAAGATTTTAAACCAAACGTGTTCATTTCAACACAGCAGTTGCTTGAACATATCAATGATACTATTCAAAATGAATCCGCTTATTTATCTAGCAATGAAAAGGATCATTTGTCTTCAGCGCTAAAATTTCATGTACAAAATGTGTTAGGGACCCATTCTGAACGTCAATATGAACGTTATGAATATTCAGCTCAACTGCAAATTTGCTTTACCTTGCAGACAGCACATTTTTATTTATCAAATGCCAAAAACTTTGATGAAACTTTACAAATCAGTCAAAACTTTGGTTTTAGATCTGAAACCAATGTCCAAAGTAGCATAGCCAACAGTAGTCATGATGCAACACAAATCCAAAAAATTAAGCAAATTGATCGTGAAATAAAACAAATTTACCAAACCCAAGTTTTAGATATTAGTATCAACGGTTATCGTATTCATTGGTCTGGCGAAGCACCAAAAAATTTACGCACAGGTGAGTTGGTTCTCGTGAGTGAAACCTTACAGAATAAATGGAAATGTGCAGTAATTCGCTGGATTAAGCAAACTGTAAATAAAAGCTATGAAGTCGGGATTGAAATTTTATCGCAAGATATTTATCCATGTGCCATAAAAGTGCCCTCTGAGATCAGTAGTTTTAGTTATCAGCCTTGTTTATTGGTTCAAACTGAACAAGATGAACACAGTAAACTGTCTTTAATTTTACCTAATCTTCCTAACTTTAAAGAACAACAAGCGTTGTACTTACGCTTTAATCACCAAGAAATTAAGGTCTATTTGTTAAAATCACTTTTTATTACTCAAAGTTTTGTACAATTTGATTTTGAATTGCTCAATGATGAGGAACAATTGTTAATAGATCAATTTATCCAACAACAATTAAATGATTTAAATCATCATGACTTATGGGACACTTTAAAGTGA
- the epmB gene encoding EF-P beta-lysylation protein EpmB, translating into MINYLYQEQNWQTQLSQLITDPHELLDILQLPPEQLLSGAILASAEFKLRVPRAFVAKMQKGNPLDPLLLQVLPHHLELEEHTGFVTDPLGEEAANQLAGVLHKYKSRFLLTLTGACAVHCRYCFRRHFPYQENLPKNEDWLPIKNYLLQHPEINEVILSGGDPLTLSNRKLAVWIERLESLEQIKILRIHSRVPIVIPERIDEELTYLLKNSRLRVILVVHANHAAELDDTTCTKLSTLIQAQVLVLNQSVLLKGVNDSAEVLVELSQRLFEAGVLPYYLHVLDKVKGAHHFDLSANVTNQIYTDLLANLPGYLVPKLVREIAGEKNKTPLYGAVTF; encoded by the coding sequence ATGATAAACTATTTATATCAAGAGCAAAACTGGCAAACTCAACTGAGTCAACTAATTACTGACCCACATGAGCTGCTTGATATTTTACAACTTCCCCCTGAGCAATTGTTATCTGGCGCAATTTTAGCCAGTGCCGAGTTTAAACTGCGTGTACCACGCGCCTTTGTTGCAAAAATGCAAAAAGGTAATCCTTTAGATCCGTTATTGTTACAGGTATTGCCTCATCACTTAGAACTTGAAGAACATACAGGCTTTGTCACTGACCCTTTAGGTGAGGAAGCTGCCAACCAACTTGCGGGTGTATTACATAAATATAAATCACGTTTTCTCCTAACCTTGACAGGCGCATGTGCAGTTCATTGTCGCTATTGCTTCCGCCGTCATTTTCCTTATCAAGAAAATTTGCCCAAAAATGAAGATTGGCTCCCGATTAAAAACTATTTATTACAACACCCTGAAATCAATGAAGTGATTTTAAGTGGCGGTGATCCCCTAACTTTATCTAATCGTAAATTAGCGGTATGGATTGAGCGGCTTGAATCTTTAGAACAAATTAAAATTTTAAGAATTCACTCACGCGTTCCGATTGTGATTCCTGAAAGAATCGATGAAGAGTTGACTTATTTATTGAAAAACAGCCGGCTACGTGTCATTCTAGTAGTACATGCAAATCATGCTGCAGAGCTTGACGATACCACCTGTACAAAACTTTCAACTTTGATTCAAGCACAAGTTTTAGTGTTAAACCAGTCGGTTTTACTTAAAGGTGTGAATGATTCCGCTGAAGTTTTGGTTGAACTGAGTCAACGCTTGTTTGAAGCAGGAGTATTGCCTTATTATTTGCATGTGTTAGATAAAGTTAAAGGTGCTCATCACTTTGATTTATCAGCAAATGTGACTAACCAAATTTATACAGATCTCCTTGCCAATCTACCAGGATATTTAGTGCCAAAATTAGTTAGAGAGATTGCGGGAGAAAAAAATAAAACACCACTGTATGGGGCTGTAACTTTTTAA
- the efp gene encoding elongation factor P, with protein sequence MAYYSTNDFKQGLKVMLDGNPCSIMENEYVKPGKGQAFNRVKLRNLRSGKVLEKTFKSGDSLEAADIVEVEMNYLYNDGEMWNFMDPVSFEQIAADKVAMGDAAKWLKDDSNELCTIMLFNGVPLTVNAPNFVVLKVVETDPGVRGDTSGGGGKPAKLETGAVVRVPLFVQQDESVRVDTRTGDYLERA encoded by the coding sequence ATGGCCTATTATTCTACAAATGACTTTAAGCAAGGCTTAAAAGTTATGCTTGATGGCAACCCATGTTCAATCATGGAAAATGAATACGTTAAACCAGGTAAAGGTCAAGCGTTTAACCGTGTAAAATTGCGTAACCTGCGTTCTGGCAAAGTTTTAGAAAAAACTTTTAAATCTGGTGATTCATTAGAAGCGGCTGATATTGTTGAAGTAGAAATGAACTACTTATACAATGATGGTGAAATGTGGAACTTCATGGATCCAGTATCATTTGAACAAATTGCAGCTGACAAAGTTGCAATGGGTGATGCAGCAAAATGGTTAAAAGATGACTCGAATGAGCTTTGTACAATCATGTTGTTTAATGGTGTGCCTTTAACAGTAAACGCACCAAACTTTGTGGTATTAAAAGTTGTTGAAACTGATCCAGGTGTACGTGGTGATACCTCTGGTGGTGGCGGTAAACCTGCAAAACTTGAAACAGGTGCTGTAGTACGTGTTCCATTATTCGTACAACAAGATGAAAGCGTTCGTGTAGATACGCGTACTGGCGATTATTTAGAGCGCGCATAA